In Lachnospiraceae bacterium, the DNA window GAACGCCGCCGTATGACTACATTTAAGGATGAAGAAAATAAGGCTTCTTCTTATGAAACAGTTTATTTTGAATTAAATACAGAGGATATTACAAAGAAGGACAGCAAAAAAGCAGGCCAGAAGAACAATGAGATACTCCGCTACATTGATCCGGCTCCATTTGTGCCTCATGATGCAGGACAGAGAGAGCGCCGCTGCGAAGAGATCCTTTCTATCCAGGCAATGGGATTGAAAAAGCGTCTGGCACATACAAACTGCAAACATGCAGTGATCGGTCTTTCCGGCGGTCTGGATTCTACACTGGCACTTTTAGTAACGATCCGTGCCTTTGACATGCTTCGGATCCCAAGAGAGAATATCCACTGCATTACCATGCCGTGTTTCGGTACTACAGACCGTACTTATACAAATGCCTGCACCATGGCAAAGAAAACCGGAGCTTCTTTAACAGAGATCAATATCCGTGATGCTGTTACCGGCCATTTTAAAGATATTGCCCATGATATGGAAAAACATGACGTAACTTACGAAAATGGCCAGGCGAGAGAGCGTACACAGATATTAATGGATATTGCCAATGAAGTAGGCGGTATGGTCATTGGTACAGGTGATATGTCAGAGCTGGCATTAGGCTGGGCAACCTATAATGGGGATCATATGTCTATGTACGGCGTCAATGCATCTGTGCCGAAAACATTAGTCCGTCATTTGGTGCGTTATTACGCAGACACCTGTGGAGAAAAGGAGCTTTCCGATGTGCTTTTAGATGTTCTTGATACACCGGTAAGTCCGGAGCTTCTGCCGCCTGAAGATGGAAAAATTTCCCAGAAAACAGAAGATCTGGTTGGACCTTATGAGTTACATGACTTTTATCTGTACTATGTGCTCCGCTTCGGTTACAGTCCGGCAAAGATATTCCGCCTGGCTGTTCAGGCTTTTGAAGGAAGCTATAACAGGGAGACTATTTTAAAGTGGCTGAAAACATTTTACCGCAGATTCTTTGCACAGCAGTTTAAGCGTTCCTGTTTGCCGGATGGTCCAAAGGTAGGTTCTGTGGCTGTTTCACCAAGAGGTGATCTTCGTATGCCAAGTGATGCCTGCAGCCGCCTGTGGTTAAAAGAGCTGGAGATGATAGAAAAGGGAGAAAGATAATATGATAAACAGCACTTCAAATAAGCAGGTGAAACGGGTGGC includes these proteins:
- a CDS encoding NAD(+) synthase, whose product is MKDGFIRVAAATPDIHVADPQYNSEQIIELMEQGSARGVKVMVFPELCLTAYTCSDLFLQETLLKEAKNGLKCILQSSKSKDMVLFVGMPWMHKGKLYNVAAVVNRGRILGIVPKKHLPNYSEFYELRHFTPGMEKVEMTEWEGLQIPMGMKLLFSCRTMPELVLAAELCEDVWVPCPPSISHALAGATVIANCSASDETTGKDRYRYDLICGQSARLVCGYIYANAGEGESTQDLVFGGQNIIAENGTCLVQSDRFKNACICADMDLGRIISERRRMTTFKDEENKASSYETVYFELNTEDITKKDSKKAGQKNNEILRYIDPAPFVPHDAGQRERRCEEILSIQAMGLKKRLAHTNCKHAVIGLSGGLDSTLALLVTIRAFDMLRIPRENIHCITMPCFGTTDRTYTNACTMAKKTGASLTEINIRDAVTGHFKDIAHDMEKHDVTYENGQARERTQILMDIANEVGGMVIGTGDMSELALGWATYNGDHMSMYGVNASVPKTLVRHLVRYYADTCGEKELSDVLLDVLDTPVSPELLPPEDGKISQKTEDLVGPYELHDFYLYYVLRFGYSPAKIFRLAVQAFEGSYNRETILKWLKTFYRRFFAQQFKRSCLPDGPKVGSVAVSPRGDLRMPSDACSRLWLKELEMIEKGER